The Streptococcus sanguinis genomic sequence AAATCCCTGTTCAGTCAGACGTAAAAAACGTTTATCTCTAAACAAACAAATCCATACTAAAATAGAGGAAAAATCAAAAACAATTGTACCTATCACTAAAAACATTTTTTCAACCACAGAAATATTGGAGTCGAATAATAGGTATCCGTTTTTAGATGGTAATACAAGAACTGTAGTCATAAAGACAGCAAGAGCGCTCGCCGATATAGCTAAAATGAATATCTTCAACCAGCTCTGCCTAAACACTACTTCTTTCATCCATCTAAACCACTCAGGTATTCATAGCGCTCGTATTTTTCCAGCAGTTTCTCGTTCTGCTCATCCAGTTCTTGCTGAAGTTGAGACAGGCGAGTAAAGTCAGATCCATTCTCCTGCATAGCCGCTTCAATCTCAGAAATCCGCTCCTCAAGCGCCTCGATATCGGCCTCAATGGACTCCCACTCCTGCTTTTCAAAGTAGCTCATACGCTTTTTCTCCTCGCGCACTTTGGCCGATTTTTCCTTTTCCGACTTTTGAGAAATAGCAGAGCTTTCTGCTAGAAAGGCTTTTTCATCCAAGTAATCCGTGTAATTACCGAAAATTTCTCTAATACCCCCATCTTCAAAAGCCAAAATCTTGCTGGCTACCTTGTCTAGGAAATAACGGTCGTGGCTGACTGTAATGACTGGACCTGCAAAGCCTTGCAGAAAATTCTCCAAGACTGTCAGAGTCGCAATATCCAAATCATTGGTCGGCTCGTCAAGAAGCAAGACATTCGGCTTTTCCAAAAGAAGCTTGAGCAGATAAAGTCGCTTTTTCTCTCCGCCAGAAAGCTTTTCGATTAAAGTCCCATGAGTAGAACGAGGAAAAAGAAACTGCTCCAAGAGTTCTGCAATGGAAGTCGTCCCGCTGCCTATCTTGACCTCCTCGGCCACTTCTTGCAGGTAATTGATGACCCGCTTAGACTCATCCAAGCCTTCGATCTGCTGAGAGAAATAGGCGACTCGGACTGTCTCTCCGATAATGAGCTGACCAGCCTGAGGCCGAAGTTTACCGACAATCAGATTGAGCAAGGTTGACTTGCCGACACCGTTATCTCCGACAATCCCAATACGGTCCTTGTTCTGAATCAAAAGACTGAACTGAGAGAGAATAGGCTTCTGATCATAAGCAAAGTCTACATTTTGAAACTCAATGACTTTCTTACCGATACGACTGGTTTCAAAGTTCATTTCCAGATTACTGTCAGTCGTCTGACCGACCAAATCCTTCTTGAGGTCATGGAAACGATTGATACGAGCCTGTTGCTTGGTTGCCCGAGCCTGAGGCTGCCGCCGCATCCAGGATAGCTCCTGCTTGTACAGCTGCTGTTTCTTATGAAGCAAGGCCGCATCCCGCTCATCTTGCTCCGCCTTGAGACGGACATAGTCTTGATAATTTCCTTGGTATTCAATCAAGCGACCGCCATCCAGCTCAAAAATCCGAGTTGAAATATTATCCAAGAAATAGCGGTCGTGGGTGATGAAAAGGACGGTCTTCTTTGAATTTTTCAAGAAATGCGTCAGCCATTCAATGGTATCAATGTCTAGGTGGTTAGTCGGCTCATCCAGTAAGAGCAAATCTGCATCACCTAAGAGAACCTGGGCCAGCTGAACTCGACGACGAAGACCTCCTGATAACTGACCGACCTTAAGCGACAGATTTGTCAGACCAAGCTTGGACAGGACCGTCTTGACCTGGCTTTCGATTTCCCAAGCATGGAGCGAGTCCATCTCGGCCATAACCGCTTCTAGCCTAGACTGTTGACTTTCATCATAAGCCGTCAGGAGCAGCTCATACTCTCGAATCAACTGCATTTCCCGTAAATCACTAGACAAAACAGTGTCAAGCACCGTCTGCTCCTCATCAAAATCAGGCTCCTGAGTCAGATAAGCAATCTTATAGCCTGTCTTAGCAGAAAAAGGGCTGACATCCCCGTCAAAGCCCGACTTGCCCGACAAGACATCCAGCAGCGTTGTCTTTCCAGTTCCATTGACACCAATCAGACCAATCCGGTCTAGGTCATGAATGATAAAGGAAATATCCCGAAAAACAGTCTTATCTCCTACTGATTTGGTTAGCTTGTCAACGATAAAATCGCTCATTTTTTCTCCTTGATATAGGCGTAAATAGCCTCTAAGTCATTAGGCAAATGGCCATCTACAATAGCGTATTCCAACTCTTTCAGAATTTGGCCCAGTTTTGGTCCTGGCTCAAAGTCAAACTCCCGCATCAGCATGCCACCATTGACCACCATTTCCTGCTTGTTATGAATAGTCAGACTGGTGTCAATATTCTGAATAGCAGAGAAATCCACTGCCAAACCTTGCGCCTGCCGAAGCTCTTCTGCTTGTAGCAATAAGTCAATATCATAGTCATAGCAGTCGCGCTTGGTCAAGTCTCGTTCTGAGCGAATAACCGCAATCTCAACCAGATCTTCTACTTTATTGGCAAATTCACGAGAAGTCTTCCATTTTTTCAGAAAACCTTTGACATTTTGCACATCCAAGGCCAGTAAAAGAGCTGCCCAAGCCTGCTCTGACGCTGAAAATCGGAAATCTGAAACCAAGTCAAAGAGCCTTTCTAACTTAGCTCTGCTTCCCTTCAAATCTGGCAAAAATTCTATGGCACCGCTTGTCAAGAGTGCCTCTAAACCCTTGCGCCAAAATGGAGCCAGCAAGAGCTTGTCAAACTCGATAAAAATTCGTTCAACCGAAATCTTTTCAAGCAAGGGGGCACAATCCTTCATAGCCGCAAAAGTATCTTGCTCCAGATCAAAATCCAAGGCGGCCTGAAAACGAACCCCCCGCATGATGCGTAGAGCATCTTCATTAAAGCGTTCTGCAGCAGTCCCAACTGCCCGCAAAATCCGATTTTTCAAATCATCCAAACCTTGGAAAAGATCGATGACTTGACCGTTTTCATCCAAAGCTAGAGCATTGATGGTAAAATCACGTCGCTTGAGATCTTCCTCCAAAGAGCGCACAAAAGAAACCTTGCTTGGCCTGCGGTAGTCCACATAGACATCCTCGGTCCGGAAAGTCGTCACCTCGTATTCACGGTTATTTTCCAGAACCAAGACGGTTCCATGCTCAATCCCCACATCAACAGTACGGTCAAAGATACGCTTAGTTTCCTCAGGATAGCTGGAGCTAGCGATATCCACATCGTGAATAGGTCGCTGCAAAAGGGCATCTCGAACAGAGCCGCCAACAAAATAAGCTTCAAAACCAGCCACTTTTATCTTCTCTAATACTGGCAAAGCCTCCTGAAATTCAGAAGGCAGAGTTTCTAATCTCATAGTAAATGTTCCAATCCATAGACTAATTCTGAGCGTTTGACAACTTCTTTAATGGCAAGATTAACTCCTGTCATAAAGGAAGCACGGTCATAGGAATCATGCCGCAGCGTCAATCCCTCTCCCTGGCTACCAAAGATTACTTCTTGATGGGCAACCAGACCAGGCAAGCGAACTGAGTGGATACGCATGCCATCGAAATCAGCTCCGCGAGCGCCGGCTATAGACTCTTCCTCATCAGCAGCTCCCTGCTGCTTGCTTGGTCTGACTTGACTGATGAGCTCGGCTGTCTTGATAGCTGTCCCACTCGGAGCATCCTTTTTCTGATCATGATGCAACTCGATAATTTCTACATTTGCAAAATACTTGGCTGCCAGAGCCGAAAACTGCATCAGCAAAACAGCTCCCAAGGCAAAGTTTGGAGCAATCAATCCGCCCAGCTCCTTTTCCCTAGACAATGCGCTTAGCTCTTCCAACTGGTCTGGTGTAAAACCTGTCGTTCCGACCACTGGGCAAAATCCCTGCTCCAGAGCGAAGTGAGTATTGTCATAAGCTACTTTTGGGGTTGTAAAATCAACCCAGACATGGGCTTCTAGCCCAGCCAATTCTTCCTTGGCATTGAAGACGGGAACACCAGCCACTTCTTTTTCATCCGTAAAAG encodes the following:
- a CDS encoding ABC-F family ATP-binding cassette domain-containing protein — its product is MSDFIVDKLTKSVGDKTVFRDISFIIHDLDRIGLIGVNGTGKTTLLDVLSGKSGFDGDVSPFSAKTGYKIAYLTQEPDFDEEQTVLDTVLSSDLREMQLIREYELLLTAYDESQQSRLEAVMAEMDSLHAWEIESQVKTVLSKLGLTNLSLKVGQLSGGLRRRVQLAQVLLGDADLLLLDEPTNHLDIDTIEWLTHFLKNSKKTVLFITHDRYFLDNISTRIFELDGGRLIEYQGNYQDYVRLKAEQDERDAALLHKKQQLYKQELSWMRRQPQARATKQQARINRFHDLKKDLVGQTTDSNLEMNFETSRIGKKVIEFQNVDFAYDQKPILSQFSLLIQNKDRIGIVGDNGVGKSTLLNLIVGKLRPQAGQLIIGETVRVAYFSQQIEGLDESKRVINYLQEVAEEVKIGSGTTSIAELLEQFLFPRSTHGTLIEKLSGGEKKRLYLLKLLLEKPNVLLLDEPTNDLDIATLTVLENFLQGFAGPVITVSHDRYFLDKVASKILAFEDGGIREIFGNYTDYLDEKAFLAESSAISQKSEKEKSAKVREEKKRMSYFEKQEWESIEADIEALEERISEIEAAMQENGSDFTRLSQLQQELDEQNEKLLEKYERYEYLSGLDG
- a CDS encoding CCA tRNA nucleotidyltransferase — its product is MRLETLPSEFQEALPVLEKIKVAGFEAYFVGGSVRDALLQRPIHDVDIASSSYPEETKRIFDRTVDVGIEHGTVLVLENNREYEVTTFRTEDVYVDYRRPSKVSFVRSLEEDLKRRDFTINALALDENGQVIDLFQGLDDLKNRILRAVGTAAERFNEDALRIMRGVRFQAALDFDLEQDTFAAMKDCAPLLEKISVERIFIEFDKLLLAPFWRKGLEALLTSGAIEFLPDLKGSRAKLERLFDLVSDFRFSASEQAWAALLLALDVQNVKGFLKKWKTSREFANKVEDLVEIAVIRSERDLTKRDCYDYDIDLLLQAEELRQAQGLAVDFSAIQNIDTSLTIHNKQEMVVNGGMLMREFDFEPGPKLGQILKELEYAIVDGHLPNDLEAIYAYIKEKK
- the dapB gene encoding 4-hydroxy-tetrahydrodipicolinate reductase, translating into MSIKVIIAGFKGKMGQAAYKMVTEDPELELVGLLDPFTDEKEVAGVPVFNAKEELAGLEAHVWVDFTTPKVAYDNTHFALEQGFCPVVGTTGFTPDQLEELSALSREKELGGLIAPNFALGAVLLMQFSALAAKYFANVEIIELHHDQKKDAPSGTAIKTAELISQVRPSKQQGAADEEESIAGARGADFDGMRIHSVRLPGLVAHQEVIFGSQGEGLTLRHDSYDRASFMTGVNLAIKEVVKRSELVYGLEHLL